Genomic window (Nitrososphaerales archaeon):
TATCCGCAGAAAGGGTGGGGAAGATCATACCGGGTGATGGTTCGACGTACCATAGAGTAAGGTTTACGATCCTCTCATTCTACCCGAAGATACAAGAGATCGTCGAAGGTGAAGTAGTAGAAATTACAGACTTTGGGGCTTTCGTTAGAGTCGGGCCTACCGATTGCCTATTACATTTATCTCAAATAACCGATGATTATCTGACGAGCGATGTTAAGCAGGGAGCGATCATCGCCACTCAGACCAAACGCGTACTTAAAGTGGGCTCGAAGGTGAGGGTGAGAATAATCGCAGTAAGTTTGAGCAGGGGTGTAGCGATGGGCAAGATCGGTGTAACGTGTAGGCAACCATTTTTAGGAGCGCTCGAATGGATCAAGGAAGATATAGAAAGGGCTAGAGGGAAGGTTTCAGAGAAGGAATCGAAGTAAGGGGTCATAAATTATGCCTAAAGAATTTGCATGTAGAAAATGTCATGCATTGACCAACGGTCGCGTATGCCCCGTATGCCACTCTACAGACCTCAGCCCAAACTGGTCCGGATTGGTCATCATCATAAATACTAATGAATCACAGATAGCCAAAGTATTGAATATCAAGACACCGGGGCGTTATGCCTTGAAAGTGACGTAAGTATACAATTCATCATCGATAATGATCGAGTGAAGTTCATGACGAAGGTTTACCAACTCCCTGAAAGGTTAAGGGAAGAATTGAAGAAGCCACTTGGCAGATTGATCGATAATGAGCAGATCACATCAAACTTCTTAGAGCAGATTCGTCATAGTGAACTTATTGTCACTGTAGGAGATGCCACAACCGAACGCCTTATCAGACTGGGATTAATCCCTACGGTACAAGTGGTAGATGGGAGGGAGATGAGGAGTGAAAGGCCGAAGATCCCCATCGCTCATGTAACAGAAATTTACACAGAGAATCCGGCAGGATCCATCTCCGAGGATGCTTTACAAGCGGTGATCAAGGCACTCAAGGCAGAGAAGCCCGTAAGAATATTTGTGAAAGGTGAAGAAGATCTCTTAACTCTACTCATCATCGCACTTTACCCATTAAAAACTTTAGTGCTCTACGGCCAACCGAAGGTCGGTGTAGTCCTTATTCATATCGATAGAGAAAGTAAGGAGAATGCGTTTAGGATTCTTAAAGAAATGGGTCTCGAACTGAACAAAATCGTTAAAAATGATTATAGTTTTTAATTAACACTTGCTGATCGGTGATGGGCCTATTGTCTATTGAAATCTTAAGTGTTGAAGAGAACAGATTGCTCAGAAGGAAGGAGTACGTATGCCGCTTCCCCTCCGCCGCAGGGTTGATCAAAAGGAATGAAGCTGTTGAAGCATTAGCATCCGCTTTAAAGATCGAGAAGGAAAAGGTTTATCTTATAAAATTATCTACAACATCAGGCAGTAGAGATGTGATAGGTACTTTTTACATATACGATGATGAAAAGGACGCAAAGAGGCACCTTCCCAGATACCTTTTTATGAGAATGTTGAGTAAAGAGGAGCGTGAAAAATTAAAAAAGGAAAAGAAGGCGAGTAAGTAGGGATGAATATGTCTGAATCGGAGAAGGCGTCTGAAAAAGCAAGGAAGAAGAAGTCAAACCCACAGGTGTGGAAGTTTTATAGAATCCAAGGTAACAAAGCATTATGCATAAAGAGAGAATGTCCGAGGTGTGGAAAGGGGGTCTTTCTCGCTGAACATGCCGATCGATTCAGCTGTGGAAAGTGTGGTTTTACCCAATTTAAGAAAGGTAGATAAACGCCATGAAGGTTTATTGAACCTTTTTCTTCACGACTTCATTTATCGCTTTAATCGCCTGTGGCATCAGAAGTGTTACGAAGGGTGCAAGGTATCGGTGATCCATAGCCTCATTCACCGTTTCTCTATCACCATACTTTAAATACCCATCTAAGAAGGCTTCGGTAATCC
Coding sequences:
- a CDS encoding 30S ribosomal protein S27ae produces the protein MSESEKASEKARKKKSNPQVWKFYRIQGNKALCIKRECPRCGKGVFLAEHADRFSCGKCGFTQFKKGR
- a CDS encoding DNA-directed RNA polymerase, subunit E'' translates to MPKEFACRKCHALTNGRVCPVCHSTDLSPNWSGLVIIINTNESQIAKVLNIKTPGRYALKVT
- a CDS encoding DNA-directed RNA polymerase; this translates as SAERVGKIIPGDGSTYHRVRFTILSFYPKIQEIVEGEVVEITDFGAFVRVGPTDCLLHLSQITDDYLTSDVKQGAIIATQTKRVLKVGSKVRVRIIAVSLSRGVAMGKIGVTCRQPFLGALEWIKEDIERARGKVSEKESK
- a CDS encoding DUF359 domain-containing protein, which translates into the protein MTKVYQLPERLREELKKPLGRLIDNEQITSNFLEQIRHSELIVTVGDATTERLIRLGLIPTVQVVDGREMRSERPKIPIAHVTEIYTENPAGSISEDALQAVIKALKAEKPVRIFVKGEEDLLTLLIIALYPLKTLVLYGQPKVGVVLIHIDRESKENAFRILKEMGLELNKIVKNDYSF